A stretch of the Halomonas sp. BDJS001 genome encodes the following:
- a CDS encoding amino acid ABC transporter permease, producing MDSSAWGLLIQGAWTTLWISGISIAIGVVMGLLIALLRVAKIPVLHQLLGVYISLARATPLVTLVLFIFLTAPTMGINLNRNVAGIIALTLNTTAFNAEIWRSAFNNFSKEQREAALAIGMTPWVYFRRIMLPQITITSLPGLVNEMSFLIKGSPAIAVIGVVDLTRVTNRISAVTYDPLPPILAAAALYMLIISLLVWFQRVAERKASRLAV from the coding sequence ATGGACAGTAGCGCATGGGGACTTCTCATTCAGGGTGCCTGGACAACGCTGTGGATATCCGGCATCTCCATTGCCATTGGTGTGGTAATGGGACTTTTGATTGCACTGCTTAGAGTGGCAAAAATTCCTGTTTTGCATCAACTGCTAGGCGTCTACATTAGCTTGGCGCGAGCAACGCCGCTGGTAACGCTGGTGCTGTTTATTTTCTTAACCGCGCCGACCATGGGCATTAATCTCAATCGCAATGTGGCCGGTATTATTGCGTTAACCCTCAATACCACTGCTTTTAACGCCGAAATATGGCGCTCTGCCTTTAATAATTTCTCCAAAGAACAGCGTGAAGCGGCGCTGGCGATTGGGATGACCCCATGGGTCTATTTCCGCCGCATTATGCTGCCACAAATTACCATTACCAGCCTGCCGGGCCTGGTCAATGAGATGTCGTTTCTGATCAAAGGCAGCCCCGCCATTGCCGTCATCGGCGTGGTCGACCTTACCCGGGTGACCAACCGCATTTCAGCGGTGACCTACGACCCACTGCCACCCATCTTAGCGGCTGCGGCGCTGTATATGCTGATTATCAGTCTGTTGGTGTGGTTTCAACGCGTGGCCGAGCGCAAAGCCAGTCGACTCGCCGTCTAA
- a CDS encoding transporter substrate-binding domain-containing protein, with protein MKKITALASALGISALALSASPTVSAADLAEIESRGYMSVATEDNYAPFNFMSGSDPDGFIKDILIELEEYADFEIRQDILPWTGLLASVSSGQYDMALTGASVTDERLRVFNYAPPFASAQHFYIKRAGDDRINSVEDLSGMTLGVQAGSALLSRLPELEAMLEESGGELGDVMEYEAYPEIYADLANGRVDYVINSIVPVNDLIRERPDVFEAGQAVSGPGFVAWPMPKDSPELLAYITDFMSHLRDSGRLAELQEKWFGESFDDLPTTPITSVEEFHEMAGM; from the coding sequence ATGAAAAAAATAACGGCCTTAGCCTCCGCATTAGGTATCAGTGCGCTTGCTTTAAGCGCTTCACCGACCGTTTCCGCTGCGGATTTAGCAGAAATAGAGAGCCGCGGCTATATGAGCGTGGCCACCGAAGATAACTATGCGCCGTTTAACTTTATGAGCGGCAGCGACCCCGACGGCTTTATCAAGGATATATTGATCGAACTGGAGGAGTACGCGGACTTCGAAATCCGCCAGGATATTCTGCCCTGGACAGGCCTTTTAGCCTCGGTGTCATCGGGCCAGTACGATATGGCGCTTACCGGTGCATCAGTGACCGATGAACGCCTGCGGGTATTTAACTACGCGCCGCCGTTTGCCTCGGCTCAGCACTTTTACATCAAGCGGGCAGGTGATGACCGTATCAATAGCGTTGAAGATTTAAGCGGTATGACGCTAGGCGTTCAGGCGGGCAGTGCACTGCTATCGCGGCTGCCAGAGTTGGAAGCCATGCTGGAAGAGAGCGGTGGCGAGCTGGGCGATGTAATGGAGTATGAGGCCTATCCAGAAATCTACGCTGACCTGGCCAATGGTCGTGTCGATTACGTAATTAACTCCATCGTGCCGGTGAATGACCTAATCCGTGAACGCCCTGATGTGTTTGAAGCGGGCCAAGCTGTCTCCGGCCCAGGCTTCGTAGCCTGGCCGATGCCTAAAGACAGCCCCGAACTGCTGGCCTATATCACCGACTTTATGAGCCATCTGCGCGATTCCGGCCGCCTAGCCGAACTGCAGGAAAAGTGGTTTGGCGAGTCCTTTGACGACCTGCCGACAACCCCGATCACCTCAGTAGAAGAGTTCCACGAAATGGCCGGTATGTAA